Proteins found in one Thalassomonas actiniarum genomic segment:
- the gluQRS gene encoding tRNA glutamyl-Q(34) synthetase GluQRS, translated as MVLPLPRRPQSSYRGRFAPSPSGLLHFGSLISALASYLHAKSCQGKWLVRIEDIDPPREQAGASSAILSTLEAFGLHWDEEVLYQSKQTQVYLDVLDYLKQQKLSYFCQCTRAEIKAAGGIYPGICKSREHAAANSAIRLINSAGHFQYQDIFQGAISCDPALAREDFILLRKDGLFAYQLAVVVDDICQGISHVIRGCDLLEPTARQLSFYHILERPNPQYGHVPLAVTNEGYKLSKQNKAPAIDNHHPQPALVAALTFLGQEPPAELISASVEEIIAWSIGHWSLDKVPRKQQITLPE; from the coding sequence ATGGTATTACCCCTCCCCCGGCGACCACAGTCTAGTTATCGTGGTCGCTTTGCTCCATCCCCTTCCGGGCTATTACACTTTGGCTCGTTAATCTCGGCCTTAGCCAGTTACCTGCATGCCAAAAGCTGTCAGGGAAAATGGCTGGTACGCATTGAAGATATTGATCCCCCCAGGGAGCAGGCAGGCGCCAGTTCAGCGATTTTATCCACCCTGGAAGCGTTCGGTTTGCACTGGGATGAAGAGGTGCTTTACCAAAGTAAACAAACCCAGGTTTACCTGGATGTGCTCGATTACCTCAAACAACAAAAACTCAGTTATTTTTGTCAATGTACCCGGGCCGAAATCAAGGCCGCCGGCGGTATTTATCCGGGGATCTGCAAATCCCGGGAGCACGCTGCTGCCAACAGCGCCATCCGTTTGATCAATTCCGCCGGGCATTTTCAATATCAGGACATCTTTCAGGGAGCAATCAGCTGCGATCCGGCACTTGCCCGGGAAGATTTTATCCTGCTGCGCAAAGACGGCCTGTTTGCCTATCAACTGGCGGTTGTCGTAGACGATATTTGCCAGGGGATCAGCCATGTTATCCGCGGCTGTGATTTACTCGAACCCACGGCAAGACAATTAAGCTTTTATCATATCCTCGAGCGGCCAAATCCCCAATATGGCCACGTGCCGTTAGCCGTCACCAATGAAGGCTACAAACTGAGCAAACAGAACAAAGCCCCGGCGATAGATAACCATCATCCGCAACCGGCGCTGGTCGCGGCATTAACTTTCCTCGGTCAGGAGCCGCCAGCTGAGCTGATTAGCGCTTCGGTCGAAGAAATCATCGCCTGGAGCATAGGACACTGGAGCCTGGATAAAGTCCCGAGAAAACAGCAGATCACCTTGCCGGAATAA
- the folK gene encoding 2-amino-4-hydroxy-6-hydroxymethyldihydropteridine diphosphokinase: MSTDNSPVNLEKHTAYIGLGSNLSDPQAQIRQAIVAIAGIADSSILRISSLYFSKPMGPQDQPDYMNAVLALTTELTPLALLDALQDIENKAGRVRKDNRWGARVLDLDILLFDQEIIDNERLTVPHYGMKEREFVLLPLAEIAPSLTLPCGESVLELSKNINPNGLKIHSKLG, translated from the coding sequence ATGAGTACAGACAACTCCCCGGTTAACTTAGAAAAACATACTGCCTACATAGGGTTAGGCAGTAACCTATCCGATCCGCAGGCGCAAATTCGCCAGGCCATTGTTGCCATAGCGGGCATAGCAGACTCAAGTATTCTCCGGATATCTTCCTTATATTTCAGTAAGCCTATGGGGCCACAAGATCAGCCGGATTATATGAATGCCGTGCTGGCATTAACAACGGAGTTAACCCCGCTAGCCTTACTCGATGCCCTGCAAGACATAGAAAACAAAGCCGGACGGGTGCGCAAAGACAACCGCTGGGGCGCACGGGTACTGGATCTTGATATCCTGCTGTTTGACCAGGAAATTATCGATAACGAACGCCTGACAGTGCCTCATTATGGCATGAAAGAACGAGAGTTTGTGCTCTTGCCACTGGCTGAAATAGCCCCTTCGCTGACATTGCCCTGTGGTGAGTCCGTGCTGGAGCTGAGCAAAAACATTAACCCTAACGGGCTGAAAATACACAGCAAACTCGGCTAA
- the sfsA gene encoding DNA/RNA nuclease SfsA: MQLALQSATLLKRYKRFLADIEFADGEQTTIHCANTGAMTGCADPGNTVWYSQSDNPKRKYPFSWELSQTQAQDIICVNTIRANQLVEEALESGKIAELTGYDELKREVKYGNENSKIDFYLSSPEKAETYIEVKSVTLLSDGQGYFPDAVTTRGQKHLRELTELAQQGKRAVLLFAVLHSGINSVKAADHVDPLYGRLLAEAIEAGVEVLAYKASFTLGDKVTEISLSQPLDFKQ, from the coding sequence ATGCAATTAGCCTTACAAAGCGCAACCTTATTAAAACGTTATAAACGCTTTTTAGCGGATATAGAATTCGCTGACGGCGAGCAAACCACCATACATTGCGCCAATACCGGCGCCATGACCGGATGTGCCGATCCCGGCAATACCGTCTGGTACAGCCAGTCGGACAACCCCAAACGCAAATATCCCTTTAGCTGGGAGTTATCGCAAACTCAGGCGCAAGATATCATTTGCGTCAATACCATACGCGCCAACCAGCTGGTGGAAGAAGCCCTTGAATCGGGAAAAATAGCCGAACTGACCGGCTACGATGAGCTGAAACGGGAAGTCAAATACGGCAACGAGAACAGTAAAATCGATTTTTACCTGTCCTCCCCCGAAAAAGCCGAGACCTATATCGAAGTAAAAAGCGTCACCCTGCTCAGCGACGGCCAGGGTTATTTTCCCGATGCCGTAACCACCCGGGGACAAAAGCACCTGAGGGAATTGACCGAACTGGCGCAACAGGGCAAAAGAGCGGTATTACTTTTTGCGGTATTACACAGCGGTATCAACTCGGTAAAAGCCGCCGACCATGTAGATCCGCTTTACGGCCGGTTATTGGCAGAAGCCATCGAAGCCGGGGTAGAAGTCCTGGCCTATAAGGCAAGCTTTACCCTGGGAGATAAAGTAACCGAGATCAGCTTATCTCAGCCCCTTGATTTTAAGCAGTAA
- the thpR gene encoding RNA 2',3'-cyclic phosphodiesterase, with protein sequence MNRYFFALNLSHKSKKQLIRWRDSELALPCHPVAGDNLHITLAFLGVLTDEKKQQLLTGAGQLADTLRHEDITPLKINRLGYFKRPKVLYLANDDIPDWQNKLAAGLTKQALDAGLNQEQRRYLSHITLYRKVRALPGELPLVNMLTPIDRFSLFQSLSTATGVRYQAVKTWHLTSSQSAG encoded by the coding sequence ATGAACCGGTATTTTTTTGCCCTGAACCTGTCCCATAAAAGCAAAAAACAGTTAATACGCTGGCGAGACAGCGAGCTGGCCCTGCCCTGTCACCCGGTAGCCGGGGACAACCTCCATATTACCCTGGCGTTTTTAGGGGTGTTAACAGACGAAAAGAAACAGCAGCTGTTAACCGGAGCCGGACAACTGGCTGATACCCTCAGGCATGAAGACATAACCCCGTTAAAGATTAACCGCCTGGGTTATTTTAAAAGGCCCAAAGTGCTCTATCTGGCCAATGACGATATCCCTGACTGGCAAAATAAACTGGCAGCAGGTTTAACAAAACAGGCTTTGGATGCTGGTTTAAACCAGGAGCAGCGCCGTTATCTCTCCCATATAACCCTTTATCGAAAAGTACGCGCTTTACCCGGGGAACTTCCCCTGGTGAACATGCTTACCCCGATCGACAGGTTCAGCTTATTTCAATCGCTGTCAACAGCAACAGGCGTACGCTATCAGGCGGTAAAAACCTGGCACCTGACATCGAGTCAAAGTGCAGGATAA
- the panB gene encoding 3-methyl-2-oxobutanoate hydroxymethyltransferase encodes MAKITTSRLLKMKEQGEKISTITAYDASFAKIFDQAGIHAILIGDSLGMVLQGENDTVPVTIEDMAYHTRCVSKGVEETLVISDMPFMSYATKEQAFVNATKLMQAGANIVKMEGGSWLIETISSLVERGIPVCGHLGLTPQSVHVLGGFKVQGREQDKALEMIAQAKELEQAGVQLLVLECIPAELGKAISEAVNIPTIGIGAGKDTDGQILVMHDALGISCSYMPKFSRNFLVDTGDIKKAIELYISEVSKGNFPGPEHIFK; translated from the coding sequence ATGGCGAAAATAACAACATCCCGCTTATTAAAAATGAAAGAGCAAGGGGAGAAAATTTCCACCATTACCGCTTACGATGCCAGTTTTGCCAAGATCTTTGATCAGGCGGGCATTCATGCCATTTTAATCGGCGACTCCCTCGGCATGGTTTTGCAGGGAGAAAATGATACCGTACCGGTAACCATAGAAGATATGGCCTATCACACCCGTTGTGTCAGCAAAGGGGTAGAAGAAACCTTAGTGATCAGCGATATGCCTTTTATGAGCTACGCCACCAAAGAACAGGCTTTTGTCAACGCCACTAAGTTGATGCAGGCGGGCGCTAACATCGTCAAAATGGAAGGCGGCAGCTGGCTGATAGAGACTATCTCTTCCCTGGTAGAGCGTGGTATTCCGGTATGCGGCCATTTAGGTTTAACCCCTCAATCTGTCCATGTTTTAGGCGGCTTCAAGGTACAGGGACGCGAGCAGGACAAAGCGCTGGAAATGATCGCCCAGGCAAAAGAACTGGAACAGGCAGGTGTGCAGTTATTGGTACTGGAATGTATTCCTGCCGAGCTGGGTAAAGCCATCTCAGAAGCGGTGAATATCCCCACTATCGGCATAGGCGCAGGTAAAGATACCGACGGCCAGATTTTGGTGATGCACGATGCCTTAGGCATTTCCTGCAGTTATATGCCAAAATTCTCAAGGAATTTCCTGGTAGATACCGGTGATATCAAAAAAGCGATCGAGCTTTATATCAGTGAAGTAAGCAAAGGCAACTTCCCCGGCCCCGAGCATATTTTTAAGTAA
- the dksA gene encoding RNA polymerase-binding protein DksA, with protein MPNSKNKALGILALAGVEPYQEKPDEEYMNVEQLEHFKKILDAWRVQLREEVDRTVTHMQDEAANFPDPVDRAAQEEEFSLELRTRDRERKLIKKIEKTLQLIEEDEFGFCKSCGIEIGIRRLEARPTADLCIECKTLQEIKERQMAG; from the coding sequence ATGCCAAACAGTAAAAATAAAGCCTTAGGCATCCTAGCATTAGCCGGCGTTGAGCCGTATCAGGAAAAGCCTGACGAAGAATACATGAACGTTGAGCAACTGGAGCATTTTAAAAAAATTCTCGATGCTTGGCGTGTTCAACTCAGAGAAGAAGTTGATCGCACAGTAACGCATATGCAAGATGAAGCGGCCAATTTCCCCGACCCTGTCGATCGCGCAGCCCAGGAAGAAGAATTCAGCCTGGAATTACGCACCCGGGATCGCGAACGTAAGTTGATCAAGAAAATTGAGAAAACTTTACAGTTAATCGAAGAAGATGAATTCGGCTTCTGTAAGTCTTGTGGCATCGAAATCGGCATTCGCCGCCTGGAAGCACGTCCGACTGCAGACCTTTGTATTGAATGTAAAACCTTACAGGAAATCAAAGAGCGCCAGATGGCAGGTTAA
- the hrpB gene encoding ATP-dependent helicase HrpB: MTKSLPIDDFLPEITQLLTTNNTLVLQADPGAGKSTKVPLSLLQANIGAGKKIVMLEPRRLAAKSIATYLAAQLGEKVGQSVGYQVKNDNTCSKTTMLEIVTEGILTRRIQHDPELADIGLIIFDEFHERSIHADLSLTLGLEIQQALRDDLKILVMSATIDTAAVSEFLSDAPVVICPGRVFPVETFYLPRPIPATGRYSYLEPLKKAAATAFHEHEGDILIFLPGKGEINKAIETLAPDYRDPDVLLLPLYGELSADKQQQAILPDAQGRRKLVFTTNVAETSLTIEGIRCVIDTGLSKRSLYDPSSGMTRLVSCMVSKASAEQRKGRAGRLSAGSCYRLWTESQHHQLADYYEEEIKVVDLASLVLELAMWGVKQPSELSWLTPPPAAHFQQAKNLLTEVGLLDEDGAITEIGQRGISLGIEPRFAKMLMQGKKWQQLTLACDLAALLSERDIFTSGKGADLNARLIALQDYRRQRNKAREQHPLVPFSAEQALQNSRNWQRKLGGDKQAQAYSLAEIHQYSGQLLALAYPDRIGKRRAGHAANFQLANGKGAMLFDDDPLAEAAFLVAPQVDGQKTQGRIYLAAPVSLEAIKSLFGDQLKQKSQYRYDKEKNKISGSVEHKLGALVLGRQTITEPDKAAIEACLLAAVKETRLAILPWDKASLSWLDRARWLALYDSSFEVFTEKNMLEQLSLWLQPYLSGISSVAELKKINLLSILKQSLDWSKQTELEQQAPEYYLTPSDKKVMITYSQQHNPKVSVVLQEVFGELVSPLLAWGKAPLCFELLSPAKRPIQVTSDLNHFWQNSYFEVAKDMRGRYPKHRWPEQPLLEKAGRSIKPRRS, from the coding sequence TTGACTAAATCACTGCCCATTGATGATTTCCTGCCTGAGATCACCCAGTTACTGACAACAAACAATACCCTGGTATTGCAGGCGGACCCCGGCGCCGGTAAATCTACTAAGGTGCCCCTGTCTCTGTTACAGGCGAATATCGGTGCAGGCAAAAAAATCGTCATGCTTGAGCCCAGGCGTTTGGCGGCTAAGTCTATTGCTACCTACCTGGCAGCTCAGTTAGGGGAAAAAGTCGGGCAAAGTGTCGGTTACCAGGTAAAAAATGATAATACCTGCTCTAAAACCACTATGTTGGAAATTGTGACCGAAGGGATCCTCACCCGCAGGATCCAACATGATCCCGAACTGGCGGATATCGGTCTGATTATTTTTGATGAATTTCACGAGCGCTCCATACATGCGGATCTGTCGCTGACCCTGGGGTTGGAAATTCAGCAGGCCCTGCGTGATGACCTGAAAATTTTGGTGATGTCTGCCACCATAGACACGGCGGCGGTCAGTGAGTTTTTATCGGATGCGCCTGTGGTGATTTGTCCCGGCCGGGTATTCCCGGTAGAGACGTTTTATCTGCCCCGGCCAATACCGGCGACCGGCCGTTACAGTTATCTTGAGCCGTTGAAAAAGGCAGCGGCAACGGCCTTTCACGAGCATGAAGGCGATATCTTGATATTTCTGCCGGGTAAAGGGGAGATCAATAAGGCGATTGAAACCCTGGCGCCGGATTATCGCGATCCGGATGTGCTGTTATTGCCCTTATATGGCGAATTGTCGGCAGACAAACAACAACAGGCGATTTTACCGGATGCCCAAGGGCGGCGTAAACTGGTGTTTACCACTAATGTTGCCGAAACCAGTTTGACCATAGAAGGCATACGCTGTGTGATCGATACCGGCTTAAGCAAAAGATCCCTGTATGATCCCTCAAGCGGTATGACACGTTTGGTCAGCTGTATGGTGTCCAAGGCATCGGCGGAGCAAAGAAAAGGCCGGGCCGGCCGTCTCAGCGCTGGCAGCTGCTACCGGTTATGGACCGAAAGCCAGCACCATCAGCTGGCAGATTATTACGAAGAAGAAATCAAGGTAGTTGACCTTGCTTCCCTGGTGCTGGAGCTGGCGATGTGGGGGGTAAAACAGCCGTCTGAGCTGAGCTGGTTAACGCCGCCGCCGGCTGCGCATTTTCAGCAGGCAAAAAACCTGCTAACCGAAGTTGGCCTGCTCGATGAAGACGGCGCCATAACCGAGATCGGCCAGCGGGGTATTTCCTTAGGCATAGAGCCGCGCTTTGCCAAAATGCTGATGCAGGGGAAAAAGTGGCAGCAGCTGACCCTAGCCTGCGATTTAGCGGCGCTGCTGTCGGAGCGGGATATTTTTACCAGCGGTAAGGGGGCAGATCTCAATGCCCGCTTGATTGCCCTGCAAGATTATCGCCGCCAGCGCAATAAGGCTCGCGAGCAACATCCTTTAGTGCCCTTTTCCGCCGAGCAGGCGCTGCAAAACAGCCGTAACTGGCAGCGAAAACTCGGCGGCGACAAACAAGCCCAGGCTTATAGCCTGGCCGAAATTCATCAATACAGCGGGCAATTACTGGCGCTGGCCTATCCGGACCGGATAGGGAAACGGCGCGCAGGCCATGCCGCCAATTTCCAGTTAGCCAACGGTAAAGGGGCCATGCTGTTTGATGATGATCCCCTGGCAGAAGCAGCCTTTTTAGTGGCGCCCCAGGTAGACGGACAAAAAACACAGGGACGAATCTACCTGGCGGCACCGGTCAGCCTGGAGGCGATTAAATCCCTGTTTGGCGACCAGCTAAAACAAAAAAGCCAGTACCGTTACGATAAAGAAAAAAATAAAATATCCGGCAGCGTCGAGCATAAGTTGGGGGCGCTGGTTTTAGGCAGACAAACGATCACCGAGCCGGATAAAGCGGCAATCGAAGCCTGTTTGCTGGCGGCGGTAAAAGAAACCCGGTTGGCCATTTTACCCTGGGATAAAGCCTCCTTGTCCTGGCTGGACAGGGCCAGGTGGCTGGCGTTATATGACAGCAGTTTTGAGGTCTTCACCGAAAAGAATATGTTGGAACAATTATCCTTGTGGTTGCAGCCCTACCTGAGCGGCATCAGCTCGGTTGCCGAGCTGAAAAAAATCAATCTGCTGTCGATATTAAAGCAAAGCCTGGATTGGTCAAAGCAGACGGAGCTGGAGCAGCAGGCGCCTGAGTATTACCTGACGCCGTCGGATAAAAAAGTCATGATCACCTATAGCCAGCAGCACAATCCCAAAGTGTCTGTGGTATTGCAGGAAGTGTTCGGCGAGCTGGTCTCACCTTTGCTGGCCTGGGGCAAGGCCCCGTTATGTTTTGAATTGTTATCCCCGGCGAAAAGGCCCATTCAGGTGACCAGTGATTTAAACCATTTCTGGCAAAACTCTTATTTTGAAGTGGCAAAAGATATGCGCGGCCGTTACCCGAAACACCGCTGGCCGGAGCAGCCCTTGCTGGAAAAAGCGGGCAGATCTATTAAACCACGCCGATCTTAG
- the pcnB gene encoding polynucleotide adenylyltransferase PcnB — MCKKVLGRKTNKTEKKTATFSSPVVLTRDQHPVSRKHISTNALKVLYRLNKGGYDAYLVGGGVRDIILGLEPKDFDIATNATPEQIKELFRNCRLIGRRFRLAHIVFGRDVIEVATFRGHHDNNQEKAKGNQKISKQSEHGMLLRDNIYGSIEEDAERRDFSINALYYSVTDFKVYDFANGVEDVHNRIIRLIGDPETRYREDPVRMLRAIRFATKLDMTISEETQAPIAELAPLLANIPAARMFEEFNKLFLSGKARENFDMLRDYGLFKYFFPVVEQSLEQEENIHLNDFIRLALKNTDLRINNNQRVTPAFLLAAMLWYPLQARIQRLNAASQLTPQDAFFAAYNELISEQQRSISIPKRFQLVMKDIWILQDKLARRDGKRAYKSFEHPKFRAGYDFLLLRGEIEGGPAQELAKWWTDFQAAHPETQQQMIKAVAVNRPGARRSSRKRKKPGSQSANKASSEKNSV; from the coding sequence TTGTGTAAAAAAGTTCTGGGAAGAAAAACCAACAAAACGGAAAAGAAAACAGCAACATTTTCCAGCCCGGTAGTTTTAACACGTGATCAACACCCGGTTTCCCGAAAACATATCAGCACCAATGCTTTAAAAGTACTGTATCGCTTGAATAAAGGCGGTTACGACGCTTATCTGGTGGGCGGCGGCGTCAGGGATATTATTTTGGGGCTAGAGCCGAAAGATTTTGATATTGCCACCAATGCCACCCCGGAGCAGATTAAAGAGCTGTTTCGCAATTGCCGCCTTATCGGCCGCCGCTTTCGTTTAGCCCATATCGTTTTTGGCCGCGATGTAATCGAAGTCGCCACTTTCCGCGGACACCATGACAACAACCAGGAAAAGGCCAAAGGCAACCAGAAAATCTCCAAGCAGAGCGAGCACGGCATGCTGCTGCGCGATAATATTTACGGCTCAATTGAAGAAGACGCCGAGCGCCGCGATTTTTCCATCAATGCCCTGTATTACTCGGTCACAGATTTTAAAGTTTATGATTTTGCCAATGGCGTCGAAGACGTTCATAACCGTATTATCCGCCTGATCGGCGATCCCGAAACCCGTTACCGCGAAGACCCGGTGCGCATGCTCAGGGCGATCCGTTTTGCCACTAAGCTGGATATGACCATCAGTGAAGAAACCCAGGCGCCTATCGCCGAGTTAGCCCCGCTGCTGGCCAATATTCCCGCCGCCAGGATGTTTGAAGAATTCAATAAACTTTTCCTGTCCGGTAAGGCCCGGGAAAATTTTGATATGTTAAGGGACTACGGCCTGTTTAAATATTTCTTCCCTGTGGTAGAGCAAAGCCTTGAGCAGGAAGAAAATATCCATTTAAACGATTTCATCCGCCTGGCGCTGAAAAATACCGATTTGCGCATCAATAACAACCAAAGGGTTACCCCGGCCTTCTTGCTGGCGGCCATGTTATGGTACCCGCTGCAGGCCCGCATCCAGAGGTTAAATGCCGCCAGTCAGTTAACGCCGCAAGATGCCTTTTTTGCCGCCTATAACGAGCTGATCTCCGAGCAACAACGCAGCATTTCTATCCCGAAACGCTTCCAGCTGGTGATGAAAGATATCTGGATCTTACAGGATAAACTGGCGCGCCGTGACGGCAAACGCGCCTATAAAAGTTTCGAACATCCGAAATTCAGGGCCGGCTACGACTTCCTGTTGCTGCGCGGCGAGATAGAAGGCGGACCGGCACAGGAGCTGGCCAAGTGGTGGACAGATTTTCAGGCCGCTCACCCGGAAACCCAGCAACAAATGATCAAAGCGGTTGCGGTTAACCGCCCCGGCGCCCGCAGATCCAGCCGCAAGCGGAAAAAACCCGGCAGTCAGAGCGCCAATAAGGCAAGCTCTGAGAAAAACAGTGTCTGA
- the pepB gene encoding aminopeptidase PepB, with protein sequence MTKTTNIILTNTPVSEGWQADNPVQIFKNEIHICLKDGQELSLRDIQKAGRKIEGLGIDTAKLTGDLWTEQSQWAFAMGFTCVGKLTNVEFTGDKAGQLADKLAIFAWSRDLTNQTPSQLYPLKLAELAAEYIKTLAPEHVSVGIISGEDLEQQGWTGIYNVGKGSINPPCLMILDYNPTGDSQAPVAASLVGKGITFDSGGYSIKPSAGMFDMKCDMGGAAVVAGALALAIKQGLDKRVKLFLCCAENMVSSHAYKLGDILTYKNGLTVEVANTDAEGRLVLADGLLAAAEANSGLIIDAATLTGAAMMATGGDYTALFGLDADLMEQTKAEAVKANEPVWQLPLERWHQDKCSSVFADTANSRTQKGGGAGGASNAAGFLARFVANEGKGWLHMDLAAAYNGSANSLWAAGGTGQGIATIAALICDKA encoded by the coding sequence ATGACTAAAACAACCAATATCATATTAACCAATACCCCGGTGTCAGAAGGCTGGCAGGCGGATAACCCGGTACAGATTTTTAAGAATGAAATTCATATTTGCCTTAAAGACGGTCAGGAATTGTCGTTAAGGGACATCCAAAAGGCCGGGCGAAAAATTGAAGGTCTGGGCATAGATACCGCCAAATTAACCGGCGATTTATGGACAGAGCAGAGCCAGTGGGCATTTGCTATGGGCTTTACCTGTGTCGGCAAACTCACCAATGTTGAGTTTACCGGAGATAAGGCCGGGCAGCTGGCGGATAAACTGGCCATTTTTGCCTGGAGCCGGGATCTGACCAACCAGACCCCTTCCCAGCTATACCCGCTGAAACTGGCTGAACTGGCGGCGGAATATATTAAGACCCTGGCGCCTGAGCATGTATCGGTGGGAATTATCTCCGGGGAAGATCTTGAGCAGCAGGGCTGGACCGGGATTTATAATGTCGGTAAAGGCAGCATCAATCCACCTTGTTTGATGATCCTTGATTATAACCCTACCGGTGACAGCCAGGCGCCGGTTGCGGCCAGCTTAGTGGGTAAAGGCATCACCTTTGACAGTGGCGGTTACAGCATAAAACCCAGTGCCGGTATGTTTGATATGAAATGTGATATGGGCGGCGCAGCCGTCGTTGCCGGCGCTTTGGCACTGGCGATCAAGCAGGGCCTGGATAAAAGGGTGAAGTTATTTTTATGTTGCGCCGAGAACATGGTCAGTAGCCACGCCTATAAACTCGGTGACATTTTAACCTATAAAAACGGCCTGACGGTGGAAGTGGCCAATACCGATGCCGAAGGCCGGTTAGTGCTGGCAGATGGTTTGCTGGCGGCGGCAGAAGCTAACAGTGGCCTGATTATCGATGCGGCAACCCTGACGGGGGCGGCCATGATGGCTACCGGCGGTGATTACACCGCATTATTTGGTTTAGATGCCGACTTGATGGAGCAAACCAAAGCAGAAGCGGTGAAAGCGAATGAGCCGGTGTGGCAGTTGCCTTTAGAGCGCTGGCATCAGGATAAATGCAGTTCGGTATTTGCCGATACCGCCAACAGCCGTACCCAAAAAGGCGGTGGTGCCGGTGGCGCCAGCAATGCCGCGGGCTTCCTGGCGCGCTTTGTTGCCAATGAAGGCAAGGGCTGGTTGCATATGGACTTAGCCGCCGCCTATAACGGCAGCGCCAATAGTCTGTGGGCTGCCGGCGGTACAGGTCAGGGCATCGCTACCATTGCAGCCTTGATTTGCGATAAAGCATAA